AACTACAGGTGGACGGCGAGGCGACGCTGGCAGCGGCGATCCGCATAGCGCTCAATCTCGACAGCAGCGTTTTTCCGGTACAGGGGCCCCCCGGTGCAGGGAAGACGCATACCGGTGCTCGCATGATCTGCGCCCTCGCAAAGGAAGGGAAGACCGTCGGGATCACGGCGAACAGCCACAAGGTCATCCGCAATCTTCTCGATGAGGTCGTCATCGCGGCCAGCGAACAGAATATTCCGATCAGGTGTATCCAAAAGCTCTCCGACAAGGAGGACGATCGTCCAGGTCTGCGGTTCACCACCGACAACACGGCTTTTCTCGGTGCTCTGCATTCCGACTGTAGGGCGGGGGGCGGGACGGCTTGGTTTTGGGCGAGACCTGACGCCGCTCGAAGCGTCGACGTGCTTTTCATCGACGAAGCCGCGCAGATGTCGCTTGCGAACGTACTGGCCGTCTCCCAGGCCGCTGAAAGCATAGTGTTGTTGGGTGACCCTCGGCAGCTCGAACAGCCAATCCAAGGAAGCCATCCCGACGGTGTCGACGTCTCGTCGCTCAACCATATTCTCGGCTCTCACGCCACGGTGCCGGCCGACCGAGGTCTATTCCTTCCGGAGACTTGGCGCCTGCATCCGCTGATTTGCTCGTTCAACTCGGAGCTCTTCTACGACGGCCGATTGCACCCCCGCCCAGGCCTTGAGAACCAGGCGATCAAGTCTAAGAGCAGGCTTAGTGGCGCGGGCCTTCGCTATCTCCCCGTGACACACGATGGGAATCAAAGCTCGTCGCGGGAGGAGGCCGATGCGATCGACAGCCTCGTTTGCGAAATCCTGGCGGGCGGGACGACTTGGATTAATCGTGAGGGAGTCGAAGGGCCGGTCGGATTGGACGATATATTGATCATCGCTCCTTATAACGCACAGGTGTTCGAGCTTCAGGAGCGCATTCCCGGCGCCCGGGTGGGCACGGTCGACAAGTTTCAGGGGCGCGAAGCGCCGATCGTGATCTATTCGATGACCACTTCAAGCCACTCGGACGCCCCGCGCGGCATGGAGTTTCTTTACAGCGCCAATCGTCTGAACGTCGCGACTTCGCGTGCAAAGTGCATCTGCGCCGTCGTCGCATCGCCCCGCTTGTTCGAACCGGAGTGCCGTACGCCGCGCCAGATGCAACTTGCAAATGCGTTCTGCAGATATCTGGAGTTGGCCACTCGCTTGTGATCCAGATTGAATGACAAGGTAGGCGAAGCTAATCGGAATGGCGCTAGAGTTGGTACTGTTGCGAGTTGACCATGGACCATGGTCCGACCAGTAGGATCCGGAAACCGGCAAAGTGTCCGCGACGAGGGAGTAGGCTTGGCGCCCAGGTGGAACTCGACAGAAGTGAACAACGTCTCGGCTTTCACACTCGCATCCACCGCGATCGCAGGGCGTCGACTTCAGTGCGACTCTTATGCCTTTGCGGTGTTCAGGACTTTGCCGTCTTGGCGGCGCGTTTCGCTGGCGTCCGCACGGCCAGCGCGGGTGTCGAGGTCTTGAGCGCGAGCACGGTCGTGACGAAACGGATTCCGTAAGTCGCGGCCGAATGCCTTACGATGATGTATTGGACAATGAGCAAAGCGCAGTAGATCGCTAAGACTCTGGGTGGGTGGACGCTAAAGAGCGCAACAGCGCCGAAGCCAACAAGGAACAGGGCTGCAAGGCCGGTGTAGTCGCGCAACAACAGGAATTCACGATGGACCTGTTGCACGCTCTGGTCATTGTGCACCTCCTTGTAGAGGCGGTACCATGCGGCGTTTTCAGCCTCGGGAGCTGGCAGCGACTTCATGTCGATCAATTGGGCGAGCTTGTCCTGGTCGATCCGCGGATCGCGGTGCGCGTATCGGCTGAATGCGCGGTTGCCTGGCAGTGCGTGATGCCATCGTAGGAAGACAAGCCTTGCCTTCATGTCGGCATCGAGCAGTCCGTTCGCGACGGTCGTCACGACGGTGGCGAAGCCGACAGGCAGAAGCTGAGTGGCGCTGTTGACCAGCGCCCGGTAGCCTGAGCTTTCGAAGTCGCTGAAATTGAGCGCGGCGTAGAAGACGGCTGAGTTCACGGCGATAAGCAGCCACAAATGCCAGCGGTTCTGGTCCTTCAACGACTTCGAGTTTCCGGCCGTGGTCATGAGTATTCCTCGACCCTGGTGAAGAACGGCAGCCCGTCGACGCTGGAGTAACCGGTCCGCATCGGGAAGCCGCCGCGGTGGACCTTGGTCGAGCCCTGCGTGGCGATGATTATGCCGCCCCGGCGCTTGAACGCGTTCAAGACAATCTTGCGAGGGTGGTTCGTATCGTCGGCGGGGGCGGAGACATACGCCGAAAAACGCGGATCGGCGTACTCCGGCTGTACCGGTCCAAGCAGTCTTGTCAGCACGGTCGGCCCGACGTTCCGGCGGCTTCCGTGGTGCGGGATCTGCACGAACGTGAACCGCTGGAGCGGCAGGCCGACTCTGACCGCGTAGTCGGCGGACCAGGTCAGGGCATTCACGCCGGCGTCGCCGGTGAGGAGAACACGCTGCTCGTTTTCGAACGCCCCGTACAGGACGACGCTCGACTCGTTGCTGGCGCTGGTCTGTCCGCCGTCCCGCAACCGCTCCTGAGCCCAGGTTTCCGTCGTCCAGTTTTCCACCTTCGAGCGGGCGGCTTCGACGAGTCTGCCTATGAAAGAGGCCTTCCCAAGCCACATCGACGCCGCCTCGATCGCTGTCTGGTCCGGATCCGGCGTTTTCTCGAACTGGGGCAGCAGGTGCAGATAGACGGCCCGGCTCGGCGACAGGACGTGGAAGGGGCCGATGTTCTGCCCCTGGAACGGCTGGTTGATGGTGACGCGCCTTGCCAGCGCCAGATCGACGATCTCGCCGATGATGTCGTACTCCTTCTTCACGGCGGTCTGGAGGCCGAGCGGCGTCCAGCGGGTGTCCGCAAAGAGGTGCTTCACCTCGGGCGCCAGAAGCCACGGTACATGCAGCCAGAGATTATCGACCGGAATCTGCGCCAACACGGTCCGCAGTCCCGATGCGTGATCCGCGTCGGAGTGAGTTAGGACGACGTGTTCGAGTTTCGCGCCGAGCCCGAAATGCTTCCGCAGATGCGCGACAATCTCGTCGCCGGTGTCGGCGGTGCCACCATCGATAAGCATCAGCTTGAAGTCGACGGGTGTGCCGTAGCGCAGGATGATGGCGTCGCCGGCCTTGCTGCCAGTGCCGACGGGCATGAACTCGATTTCGCAAATCACTTAACGACTCCATCGTTGGGCGCCGCCGGTGCGCCGGGATAATACTTCGCGAGATTTTCGTGGTCGGACAGATTTGTCGGGCGGTACGGTGCGCGGCTGTAGAAATGCGGGACACCGTCGGGCGCATCGAAGCGCTTGTAGACCGATGAATGCAGGATGCCGCAGGGCTCGACCTTGCGGTGGCCTTCCGTCCACTTGAAACGCCCGCCGAAGTATCCTGGCTCGCGTGCGTCGTGCTGCGGCCCGAACGGGTCGGGATTGAGTTGCAGGAAGCGGTCGTCGACCTTGATGCCGTTGCCGGTCGGGGTCTTGCCGTCGGGCAGGTTGACCGCGGCGTGGACCATCCAGCCGAGCGAGATGTCGGAGAGGCGCGCCTCGTTCTCGGGATAGCTGCCGCCGACATCGGAATGGTTTCCGGAGAACCACACCTGCTGCAGCCAGTCGGGGTATTCGTCGGGTCGTCCGGGACCCTTGTTGTGAACGCCACCCCAGATCACCCGGGCGAAGTCAGCGCGGTTCTCGTCGATCGACAGCGCGTGCCAGACCCTGTTGTTGAGGTGCAGGTCGTAGAACTTCATCTTCGGTGACGCGAAATGCCAGCGCTGCCACCAGTGGCCCGGCAGCCCGGCGGCGAACTTGATATGTGTGACTGCGTAGCCGATCGCCGCTGCGAGCGCGCTGATCCCGGCCAGCGTCAGGAAGGTCGGCAGAAACGCAAAGAGGAGAAACGACTGCGCGAAGCTGATGCCGGCGAGCACGGCGGCGGCGCCGGCGACTAGCGCCGCCGACAGCAGGTAGCTGCCCAGCGACGCGACGGTGTCGAACACACCGATGAAGAACGGCACGATGTTCGGCTCGCCGTTGTCGTCGGACCCGTACTTCTGCCGGAAGTTCGCCGCGAGCGCCTTGCGCTGCTCCACATAGGCAGTGTCCTTGGGCGAACTGACGAACTGATAGACCCCTTTCACCGCCTCCTTGGCTATCGCCGTCGAGCCGCCGACATCGCGCCGCAGCGGTGTGCCGACCGGCATCCGCGTCGGAACGCCGCAAAGTGAGAGCACCGCCGCAAGACACCTGATCGTGTAGGCGCCGCGGCTGAAGCCGAACAGATAGATGCGATCGCCGGGCTCGTACACCCGCACAATCCAGGCGTAGCAGTCGATGATGTTGGTGGTGATGCCGAGGCCCGTCGCCTGGCTGGCGACATTGTGCAGCCAGCGCCAGGCACGCGTGATGAAGAAGGCACCGTGGGGCGGCTGCGACCCGAGGCCGGCGTCGTAGAAGGCGATCTGTTCGCCGGCGCTGATGTTGGTGTCCGGTCCGCAGCGCGTGGCGCGGAACATCTTGTAGATGTTCGACCGGTTCTCGTCAGGGGTCAGACCGCCGGCCTGACCGGTGCCGTCTGAAAATACCAGGATGTTCTTCGGCATGGTGTCCTCGTCGCATACGTTGCGATCGAGGAAGCGGCGGCCTTGGCGATCGGGTGGCTGGTCCTAGCCGTGGCCGCGCGGGCATGAAGAATCGCTACATCGATCTTTCCAAATTTTGCCGTCCGGTCAGGGCGGCATTAACCGTACAGATAAATCTGACGCTTGCGATTGTCAAGACGAGCGCTATAGAATCGTCCAAGTGAATCTTACGGTCCGAAAATGCGGGCCTTTTGAGAGGCTTACGATGTCATTAGCCACCAAGTTGAAGGAGTTGAGGGTCCGCCGGAAGCAGTCGCTGCAGGATGTCGCCGATGCCATCGGCGCCTCGAAGACCCACGTTTGGGACCTGGAGACCGGCCGTAGCAGCAATCCGTCGGTCGATCTGCTGACCAAGCTGGCCACTCATTTTCAGGTCCGGATCGCCGACCTTGTCGGTGAGAACCCCAACTCGGCCGACGAGGACGAGAAGCACGTCGCCTTGTTTCGGGAACTCAAGCAGCTATCTGATCCCGACCTGGAGACCATTCGCATCCTGATGCAGCGGTTGAAGGACTCCGATCGAAAGTAGTTGCGATGCAGATCTCGCGCATGGACCTTGCCGATAAGGGATCCCCGGAGGGGATCGTTATGGCCATCCTGAAGGCTGAGCCGAACCTGCCGATTCCGGTCCCGATCGAGG
The window above is part of the Bradyrhizobium sp. PSBB068 genome. Proteins encoded here:
- a CDS encoding MBL fold metallo-hydrolase translates to MICEIEFMPVGTGSKAGDAIILRYGTPVDFKLMLIDGGTADTGDEIVAHLRKHFGLGAKLEHVVLTHSDADHASGLRTVLAQIPVDNLWLHVPWLLAPEVKHLFADTRWTPLGLQTAVKKEYDIIGEIVDLALARRVTINQPFQGQNIGPFHVLSPSRAVYLHLLPQFEKTPDPDQTAIEAASMWLGKASFIGRLVEAARSKVENWTTETWAQERLRDGGQTSASNESSVVLYGAFENEQRVLLTGDAGVNALTWSADYAVRVGLPLQRFTFVQIPHHGSRRNVGPTVLTRLLGPVQPEYADPRFSAYVSAPADDTNHPRKIVLNAFKRRGGIIIATQGSTKVHRGGFPMRTGYSSVDGLPFFTRVEEYS
- a CDS encoding DUF2235 domain-containing protein, whose amino-acid sequence is MPKNILVFSDGTGQAGGLTPDENRSNIYKMFRATRCGPDTNISAGEQIAFYDAGLGSQPPHGAFFITRAWRWLHNVASQATGLGITTNIIDCYAWIVRVYEPGDRIYLFGFSRGAYTIRCLAAVLSLCGVPTRMPVGTPLRRDVGGSTAIAKEAVKGVYQFVSSPKDTAYVEQRKALAANFRQKYGSDDNGEPNIVPFFIGVFDTVASLGSYLLSAALVAGAAAVLAGISFAQSFLLFAFLPTFLTLAGISALAAAIGYAVTHIKFAAGLPGHWWQRWHFASPKMKFYDLHLNNRVWHALSIDENRADFARVIWGGVHNKGPGRPDEYPDWLQQVWFSGNHSDVGGSYPENEARLSDISLGWMVHAAVNLPDGKTPTGNGIKVDDRFLQLNPDPFGPQHDAREPGYFGGRFKWTEGHRKVEPCGILHSSVYKRFDAPDGVPHFYSRAPYRPTNLSDHENLAKYYPGAPAAPNDGVVK
- a CDS encoding helix-turn-helix transcriptional regulator; amino-acid sequence: MSLATKLKELRVRRKQSLQDVADAIGASKTHVWDLETGRSSNPSVDLLTKLATHFQVRIADLVGENPNSADEDEKHVALFRELKQLSDPDLETIRILMQRLKDSDRK